GTTCGATATAGCAACCAGAGTGAAAATGGCTCATATTGCTACATCCGATCTGCCAAATGTTACTATCAAAGAGTTCGATACGCTCTTGGTCAATTTTTGCCAGCAAGAAGATGCATTCATTGTCATACGTGGACTCCGAGCTGTGAGCGATTTTGAATATGAATTGCAAATGGGATATGCCAATCGCTCTTTGGATAAAAATATTGAAACACTTTATCTCATGCCAAGTCTGCAAAACGCTTTCATCAGTTCAAGCGTAGTACGAACAATCCTGAAATACAAAGGAAACGTCTCACATCTGGTACCGCAAAATATTATTCCTTATCTGGAGAGCCGTTAAGTGTATATTCTGTTTGAGGGAATCGACCGTGCCGGGAAAAGTACCCAGATAGAAAAATTGAAAATGTTGTATCCTGACGCCCTGTATACGAAAGAACCTGGTGCTACACCTCTTGGTGAAAAAATACGTGACATCGTACTTCATACGCACAATCCATCTTCATTGGCTGAACTCTTTCTTTTTTTGGCTGACCGGGCTGAACATATCGAAAAGGTGATAGTGCCAAATTTGCAAAAACGTATCATCAGTGACAGAGGATACATTTCAGGGATCGCATATGCAGCCGTCAAAACTGGTCTGGATCTGACTACACTGCACAATCTCAATGCAATTGCAATGAAAAATATTTATCCTGATAAAATCATATTTTTGGAACTCAGTGAACAAGAACTTCGAAACAGAATGGATGCTTTACCACTTGATTCCATTGAGCAAAGAGGTGTGCAGTATCTTTTACATGTGCAATCGATCATGAAACAAATCATCGAAAATGAACCAATACCTTCTCTCATCATCGATGCCTCTTTGGATGAAGAGACTATTTTTCATAAAATTTTGACATTTATAAAGGAATGAAATGGCGATAAAAGCGTTACGAGGAATGAAAGATATCTTACCACCGCTCAGCGATAAATATATCGATTTTTTGCAAACCGCTTCGCACTATGCACATAACTACGGTTTTTCATATATTGAGACCCCCTTACTGGAAGAGACCGCTCTTTTTAAAAGAAGCGTCGGCGAATCGAGCGATATTGTCGGCAAAGAGATGTATCAGTTCATTGATAAAGGGGGAAATGACATAGTACTACGACCTGAAGGTACAGCCGGCGTCGTTCGTAGTTTCATCGAACACAAACTGGACCGTCAAGGTGGTATCCATAGATTTTTTTACTATGGGTCTATGTTTCGATATGAAAGGCCACAAAAGGGACGTTTTCGTCAGTTCCATCAGTTTGGGGTAGAGAGTTTTGGAGAGCCAAGCGTGTATGAAGATGCCGCCATCATCCTTTTGGCCAAAACCATTCTTGATCATTTCAAAATCGATTACAGACTCAAAATAAACTCTCTTGGATGTCCGGTATGCCTCAAACCGTATCGAGAGGAGTTGATCAAATTTTTGCAAGATCAGGAGCATATATGTGATGATTGCAAACGAAGACGCAAACTCAATCCTATCCGCGTTCTTGATTGTAAAAACGAACAGTGCCAAAAAATCTATGAAAACGCTCCAAAACTTCTCAATCATCTGTGCCATGAGTGTGATCAAGAGTTCAAGGCAT
This region of Nitratiruptor sp. YY08-10 genomic DNA includes:
- the tmk gene encoding dTMP kinase; amino-acid sequence: MYILFEGIDRAGKSTQIEKLKMLYPDALYTKEPGATPLGEKIRDIVLHTHNPSSLAELFLFLADRAEHIEKVIVPNLQKRIISDRGYISGIAYAAVKTGLDLTTLHNLNAIAMKNIYPDKIIFLELSEQELRNRMDALPLDSIEQRGVQYLLHVQSIMKQIIENEPIPSLIIDASLDEETIFHKILTFIKE
- the coaD gene encoding pantetheine-phosphate adenylyltransferase → MRKVIYPGTFDPITNGHLDIIKRASSIFDHVIVAVARSQEKRPMFDIATRVKMAHIATSDLPNVTIKEFDTLLVNFCQQEDAFIVIRGLRAVSDFEYELQMGYANRSLDKNIETLYLMPSLQNAFISSSVVRTILKYKGNVSHLVPQNIIPYLESR
- the hisS gene encoding histidine--tRNA ligase codes for the protein MAIKALRGMKDILPPLSDKYIDFLQTASHYAHNYGFSYIETPLLEETALFKRSVGESSDIVGKEMYQFIDKGGNDIVLRPEGTAGVVRSFIEHKLDRQGGIHRFFYYGSMFRYERPQKGRFRQFHQFGVESFGEPSVYEDAAIILLAKTILDHFKIDYRLKINSLGCPVCLKPYREELIKFLQDQEHICDDCKRRRKLNPIRVLDCKNEQCQKIYENAPKLLNHLCHECDQEFKALQTILDNEGIDYEVDENLVRGLDYYTRTAFEFVSNALGAQNAVAGGGRYDNLVEMLGGKPTPAVGFAIGIERILDLIEERPIQREGYFIGVMLPEALNIAFDIATKLRKSNRVIMEYKPKSLKALLKGADKHNAKYALIIGEDEFNEGLVWIKDLEKKEEKRIDLQNFLEQ